From the Solanum pennellii chromosome 4, SPENNV200 genome, one window contains:
- the LOC107017563 gene encoding uncharacterized protein LOC107017563, translated as MSCEYCKRTGHTKDKCYKLHGYPTNTRTPRGRGKGFAANAHTSEGDGSQCEENFEHGKQVPLNLSKSQYKQLLNLLGTLQVGNGADCSSSMSSGAARLAGPFSEESTGTW; from the exons ATGTCCTGTGAATACTGCAAACGAACTGGGCACACCAAAGACAAGTGCTACAAACTCCATGGTTATCCAACCAACACAAGGACCCCAAGAGGAAGAGGTAAAGGATTTGCAGCAAATGCGCATACTTCTGAAGGTGATGGAAGCCAATGTGAAGAAAATTTTGAGCATGGAAAACAAGTGCCATTGAATCTGTCCAAAAGCCAGTATAAACAACTACTCAACCTACTTGGAACTCTGCAGGTTGGAAATGGAGCTGATTGCTCAAGCAGTATGTCAAGTGGAGCTGCACGCCTAGCAG GGCCCTTCTCTGAAGAGTCCACTGGCACTTGGTAA